A genomic region of Raphanus sativus cultivar WK10039 chromosome 6, ASM80110v3, whole genome shotgun sequence contains the following coding sequences:
- the LOC108809512 gene encoding uncharacterized protein LOC108809512, with the protein MCSRQMMCKKVKQLMYRPRTMYFHSSEPTYSLLGRILDYLQEKSQYSRAVIDLKAFVRFKRSAMAAGLFRAEMSMLLSSTLARTHSFPFRKTLKAFDPRIAMQRNPLPRTRRSRVSAFSSSSPSHPQNFPVPGLEDVFVGYLFGRKKATEVAHVVWEQVIRKGDTVVDATCGNGNDTLAMLKMVTDDSDGCGGCVYAMDIQKDAIESTSYLLDQSLGSKEKESVKLFNLCHSKMEEIVPENSCVRMVAFNLGYLPGGNKSVITVSNTTLLALKAAERVLMPGGLISLVVYIGHPGGREELGVVEAFGSGLPVSDWVCCKFQMLNRPLAPLLVFMFKREK; encoded by the exons ATGTGTTCACGACAAATGATGTGCAAGAAAGTGAAACAACTTATGTATAGACCGAGAACGATGTACTTTCATTCTTCTGAGCCCACATATAGCTTATTGGGCCGAATATTGGATTATTTGCAAGAAAAAAGTCAATACTCGAGAGCAGTCATCGATTTGAAAGCTTTCGTTCGTTTTAAACGCTCTGCGATGGCGGCTGGGCTCTTTCGTGCAGAGATGTCAATGTTGTTATCCTCCACGTTGGCGCGAACACACTCCTTTCCCTTCCGCAAAACGCTAAAGGCCTTCGATCCTCGAATCGCAATGCAAAGAAACCCTTTGCCCAGAACTCGACGTTCTCGTGTTTCTGCTTTCAGCTCATCGTCTCCTTCCCATCCACAAAATTTTCCAGTTCCAG GGCTAGAAGATGTCTTTGTTGGTTACCTATTTGGGAGGAAGAAGGCAACAGAAGTAGCTCATGT TGTGTGGGAGCAGGTGATCCGAAAGGGAGACACGGTCGTCGACGCTACATGTGGGAATGGCAACGATACTTTAGCAATGTTGAAGATGGTTACGGATGATTCTGATGGTTGTGGCGGCTGTGTCTACGCAATGGACATTCAGAAAGATGCCATTGAGAGCACTTCTTATTTGCTAGATCAGTCCCTTGGTTCAAAAGAG AAGGAAAGTGTCAAGCTCTTTAACTTGTGTCACAGTAAGATGGAAGAGATTGTTCCTGAAAACTCCTGTGTGAG GATGGTTGCATTCAATCTGGGGTATCTTCCAGGTGGAAACAAGTCGGTAATCACCGTCTCGAATACAACATTATTGGCACTGAAGGCCGCTGAAAGGGTCTTGATGCCTGGTGGTCTCATAAGCTTGGTGGTATACATTGGTCATCCTGGTGGAAG GGAAGAGTTAGGAGTGGTTGAAGCTTTTGGGTCGGGTTTACCGGTCAGTGATTGGGTCTGCTGCAAATTTCAAATGTTGAACCGGCCGTTAGCACCTCTTCTTGTTTTCATGTTCAAGAGAGAAAAGTGA
- the LOC108809245 gene encoding transcription factor MYB58: MGKGRAPCCDKTKVKRGPWSQDEDLKLISFIHKYGHENWRSLPNQAGLLRCGKSCRLRWINYLRPDLKRGNFTLEEEETIIKLHQSFGNKWSKIASKLPGRTDNEIKNVWHTHLKKRLSSYINHNASDEAATKGSLNREETSQESSPNASRSFGGSNIVSKEDDDVQIGETFECFQDYSELAGMLQEVDKPELLEIPFDIDPDVWNFINGFQQPENSLTPRAHQESEEAEVDKWFKNLESELGLEEDNSQQQEQPNEAKEESPSPSLLESYELLINH, from the exons atgGGCAAAGGGAGAGCTCCATGTTGTGACAAAACCAAAGTGAAGAGGGGACCATGGAGCCAAGATGAAGACTTGAAACTCATCTCTTTCATTCACAAGTATGGTCATGAGAACTGGAGATCTCTCCCCAATCAAGCTG GATTGTTAAGGTGTGGCAAGAGTTGTCGTCTTCGATGGATCAATTACCTCAGACCTGATCTCAAACGTGGCAATTTCACcttagaggaagaagaaaccatCATTAAACTCCACCAGAGCTTCGGAAACAA GTGGTCCAAGATTGCTTCTAAACTGCCAGGAAGAACAGACAATGAGATCAAGAATGTGTGGCATACACATCTCAAGAAAAGATTGAGCTCCTACATCAACCATAATGCCAGTGATGAAGCAGCAACAAAAGGTTCTTTGAATAGAGAAGAGACGTCTCAAGAATCATCTCCTAATGCTTCTAGGTCTTTTGGTGGTTCCAACATTGTTAGCAAAGAGGATGATGATGTGCAGATAGGTGAAACGTTTGAGTGTTTTCAAGATTATAGCGAATTGGCAGGGATGTTACAAGAGGTAGACAAACCAGAGCTGCTGGAGATACCTTTTGATATAGATCCTGACGTGTGGAATTTCATAAATGGTTTCCAACAACCTGAAAACAGTTTGACTCCAAGAGCTCATCAAGAATCTGAAGAAGCTGAAGTTGATAAATGGTTCAAGAACCTGGAAAGCGAACTCGGGTTAGAAGAAGACAATAGCCAACAACAAGAACAACCTAATGAAGCTAAAGAAGAATCACCCTCTCCATCACTCTTGGAAAGTTATGAGCTCCTGATAAATCATTAA
- the LOC108839268 gene encoding uncharacterized protein LOC108839268: protein MTVKDSSGPRSSVALMTRVLLGTAGCGGGDDHSLELDLDLQVPNGWEKRLDLKSGKVYLQQCNSTSSSTHLRCSDQSNQTVPRFQDLNFPPVSNKSPARPLLSLFDDTSLELKLVPSSSSPFSSSLSLPSSSSSFQSVWTLDKVKSALERAGKDSTGVIKKRKLPEDGVCDLTAAVSCPVAVGCPGCLSYVLVMKNNPKCPRCHSFVPLPAMKKPKIDLNISI, encoded by the exons ATGACGGTAAAGGATTCCTCCGGACCGAGATCGTCAGTGGCGCTCATGACTCGTGTTCTCCTCGGAACCGCCGGTTGTGGAGGAGGAGATGATCATTCTCTGGAGCTTGACCTTGACCTGCAAGTCCCCAACGGCTGGGAAAAGCGTCTCGACCTGAAG TCAGGGAAAGTGTATCTTCAACAATGCAACTCAACGAGCTCCTCTACTCATCTCCGTTGTTCAGACC aatCCAACCAAACAGTTCCAAGGTTTCAGGATTTAAATTTTCCGCCGGTCTCAAATAAATCTCCGGCGAGACCATTGTTAAGCCTCTTCGACGACACAAGTCTTGAACTCAAGCTAGTcccttcatcatcatcacctttttcttcttctctctctttaccATCGTCAAGTTCGAGTTTCCAGAGTGTTTGGACACTCGACAAGGTGAAGTCAGCTCTGGAGAGAGCGGGGAAAGATTCAACCGGGGTGATAAAGAAACGTAAATTGCCAGAAGACGGCGTTTGCGATTTAACGGCAGCAGTGTCGTGTCCGGTGGCGGTTGGATGTCCAGGGTGTTTATCGTATGTATTGGTGATGAAGAACAATCCGAAGTGCCCGAGGTGTCACTCGTTTGTTCCTTTGCCTGCCATgaaaaaacctaaaattgatCTCAACATAtctatttga